GAGATGGAGAATACGTCTTCGATTGGCAGCAGGAACGGCAGGTCGATTGCACGTACTGGTTCTGGGATGTAGGAATCCAGGAAGCCAGCCAGCTCAACGATTTTAGCTTCCCACTCTGCTTCGCCTTCCAGCGCTTTCAGAGCAGAACCACGGATGATTGGGGTATCATCGCCTGGGAAGTCGTACTGAGACAGAAGTTCACGAACTTCCATTTCTACCAGCTCCAGCAGCTCTTCGTCATCAACCATGTCACATTTGTTCAGGAACACGATGATGTAAGGAACGCCAACCTGGCGACCCAGCAGGATGTGCTCACGGGTCTGAGGCATAGGGCCGTCAGTTGCAGCAACAACCAGAATAGCGCCGTCCATCTGAGCAGCACCGGTGATCATGTTTTTCACGTAGTCGGCGTGCCCTGGGCAGTCAACGTGCGCGTAGTGACGAGTCGGGGTGTCGTATTCAACGTGGGAAGTGTTGATGGTGATACCACGAGCTTTTTCTTCTGGTGCGTTATCGATCTGGTCGAATGCACGAGCAGAACCACCGTAGGTTTTAGCCAGAACGGTAGTGATTGCAGCGGTCAGCGTTGTTTTACCATGGTCAACGTGGCCGATAGTACCGACGTTAACGTGC
This region of Cedecea lapagei genomic DNA includes:
- the tuf gene encoding elongation factor Tu is translated as MSKEKFERTKPHVNVGTIGHVDHGKTTLTAAITTVLAKTYGGSARAFDQIDNAPEEKARGITINTSHVEYDTPTRHYAHVDCPGHADYVKNMITGAAQMDGAILVVAATDGPMPQTREHILLGRQVGVPYIIVFLNKCDMVDDEELLELVEMEVRELLSQYDFPGDDTPIIRGSALKALEGEAEWEAKIVELAGFLDSYIPEPVRAIDLPFLLPIEDVFSISGRGTVVTGRVERGIVKVGEEVEIVGIKDTAKSTCTGVEMFRKLLDEGRAGENVGVLLRGIKREEIERGQVLAKPGSIKPHTKFESEVYILSKDEGGRHTPFFKGYRPQFYFRTTDVTGTIELPEGVEMVMPGDNIKMVVTLIHPIAMDDGLRFAIREGGRTVGAGVVAKVLS